One genomic window of Gossypium hirsutum isolate 1008001.06 chromosome D11, Gossypium_hirsutum_v2.1, whole genome shotgun sequence includes the following:
- the LOC107927313 gene encoding proteasome subunit beta type-4 codes for MNFTASKQPENCLLGPESDSQRTLYPYVTGTSVVALKYKDGILMAADMGGSYGSTLRYKSVERMKPIGKHSLLGASGEISDFQEILKYLDELILYDNMWDDGNSLGPKEVHNYLTRVMYNRRNKFNPLWNSLVLGGVKKGEKYLGTVSMIGVNFEDNHVATGFGNHLARPILRQEWHENLSFEDGVKLLEKCMRVLLYRDRSAINKLQIAKITEEGMTISPPYSLKTYWEFSAFENPTQGAVGSW; via the exons ATGAAT TTTACGGCTTCAAAGCAACCTGAAAATTGCTTGCTTGGCCCTGAATCTGACTCCCAAAGGACACT GTATCCATATGTGACAGGAACATCAGTCGTGGCTTTAAAGTATAAAGATGGGATTTTGATGGCTGCTGATATGGGAG GTTCGTATGGGTCCACCCTGCGGTACAAGAGTGTGGAGCGAATGAAGCCTATTGGCAAGCATTCCCTTCTGGGTGCTAGTGGGGAAATCAGTGATTTCCAAGAGATTTTGAAGTATCTTGACGAGCTTAT CTTATATGACAATATGTGGGATGACGGCAACTCTTTGGGGCCTAAAGAGGTGCACAATTACTTGACTCGAGTTATGTACAACAGGCGCAACAAGTTCAATCCATTATGGAACTCCCTTGTACTTGGTGGAGTTAAAAAAGGAGAGAAGTATCTTGGAACG GTCAGTATGATTGGTGTAAACTTTGAGGACAATCATGTTGCAACTGGTTTCGGAAACCACCTTGCACGACCAATTCTTCGACAAGAGTGGCATGAGAACTTGAGCTTTGAGGATGGTGTTAAATTACTGGAGAAATGCATGCGTGTTCTCCTCTATCGTGATAGATCAGCTATTAACAAGCTTCAG ATAGCTAAGATCACTGAAGAAGGCATGACGATTTCCCCGCCATATTCGTTAAAGACCTACTGGGAGTTCTCTGCTTTTGAGAATCCTACTCAGGGTGCTGTAGGATCATGGTAG